Proteins encoded within one genomic window of Brassica rapa cultivar Chiifu-401-42 chromosome A09, CAAS_Brap_v3.01, whole genome shotgun sequence:
- the LOC103841783 gene encoding CMP-sialic acid transporter 3, whose translation MVECSVCRSKLVSRAYDDHKIRVTSKQRVLNVLLVVGDCMFVGLQPILVYMSKVDGKFNFSPISVNFLTEIAKVVFAIVMLLIQAKHQKVGEKPLLSVSTFVQAARNNVLLAVPALLYAINNYLKFTMQLYFNPATVKMLSNLKVLVIALLLKMVMKRRFSVIQWEALALLLIGISVNQLRSLPEGATAIGIPLATGAYICTVIFVTVPSMASVFNEYALKSQYDTSIYLQNLFLYGYGAIFNFLGILATVIYKGPESFDILQGHSRATVFLIMNNAAQGILSSFFFKYADTILKKYSSTVATIFTGIASAALFGHVITMNFLLGISIVFISMHQFFSPLAKVKDEQQQNGSIELGNAKDAHRANDSFINMAAGANEEATHRGVTDDRMPLLPR comes from the exons ATGGTTGAGTGCAGTGTGTGTCGTTCGAAGCTGGTTTCGAGGGCTTATGATGATCACAAGATTAGGGTGACTTCGAAACAGCGAGTCCTCAATGTGCTTTTGGTTGTTGGTGATTGCATGTTTGTTGGTCTACAG cctATATTGGTGTACATGTCGAAGGTGGATGGGAAGTTCAACTTCAGTCCTATTAGTGTCAACTTCTTGACAGAGATTGCAAAAGTTGTTTTTGCGATTGTTATGCTTTTGATCCAG GCCAAACACCAAAAAGTTGGAGAGAAGCCTCTTCTCTCTGTTTCAACATTTGTCCAG GCAGCTCGAAATAATGTGCTTCTTGCGGTTCCAGCCCTGTTGTATGCAATTAATAACTACCTCAAGTTCACAATGCAG CTATATTTCAATCCTGCTACTGTGAAGATGCTTAGCAATCTAAAGGTTCTGGTCATTGCTCTTCTGTTGAAGATGGTAATGAAGCGGCGGTTTTCCGTCATTCAG TGGGAAGCACTTGCTCTGTTGCTGATAGGGATTAGTGTAAATCAGCTGCGTTCTCTTCCTGAAGGTGCTACTGCCATTGGAATTCCTCTTGCTACGGGTGCATACATCTGTACTGTTATCTTT GTCACTGTCCCATCGATGGCATCTGTCTTCAACGAGTATGCTCTGAAGAGTCAGTATGACACAAGCATTTATCTACAG AACTTATTTCTGTATGGCTATGGTGCGATATTCAACTTTCTTGGGATACTTGCAACTGTTATATACAAAG GTCCTGAAAGCTTTGACATCCTACAAGGACACTCTAGAGCAACCGTGTTTCTAATAATGAACAATGCAGCACAAGGGATTCTATCCTCCTTTTTCTTCAAGTATGCAG ATACAATATTGAAGAAATATTCATCCACAGTTGCCACAATATTTACCGGGATAGCATCTGCAGCACTCTTTGGACATGTTATAACCATGAACTTCCTTCTTGGAATTTCTATCGTTTTCATTTCAATGCACCAG TTCTTTTCACCCCTTGCCAAAGTGAAAGACGAGCAACAACAGAACGGGAGCATAGAATTAGGCAATGCAAAGGATGCTCACAG GGCTAATGACTCATTCATCAACATGGCCGCAGGAGCAAATGAAGAG GCTACTCACCGCGGTGTCACTGACGACAGAATGCCGCTTCTTCCCAGATGA
- the LOC103841780 gene encoding uncharacterized protein At3g49140, with amino-acid sequence MVIAAASSFSLGPSHCHHHSYTDDFPSYKRHGSARNRAFDGSASANLSVLSSRCKIPSFGSAFHVATGGHDLGLTKVSVAADYSDSVPDSSFYGYHPLEDLKPGKRVQETKLSPAEVARTTVEANSSAVLVFPGAIHCEPHDHNSWSEFKYVIDDYGDIFFDIPDDVNILEDPGASNPVKAFFGMDVPRYENSRLHEEYNISEIGNLDQIIFDDHYFEMMDSEAGDIPVDWGMPDTSNGVHPIYFAKHMSKAISMDYDRKMDYPSNGVSILACLRPAFLDEESYIRRLFLSEDRDDYSWEVQGDENQNTSSRDDENDMSSSLYRLEIVGIELLSLYGTESSISLQDFQDAEPDILVHSTSAIIERFNNRGVSSDIALKALCKKKGLHAEEANLISVDSLGMDVRVFAGAQVQTHRFPFKTRATTEMAAEKKMHQLLFPRSRRRKLKSNDESLKDAYR; translated from the exons ATGGTGATCGCAgctgcttcttctttttccctcg GTCCATCTCATTGCCATCATCACTCTTACACGGATGATTTCCCTTCCTACAAAAGACACGGCAGCGCAAGGAACCGTGCCTTTGATGGATCTGCCTCTGCTAATCTCTCTGTTTTAAG TTCCAGATGCAAGATTCCATCTTTTGGTTCAGCCTTTCATGTAGCAACCGGTGGACATGACCTTGGCCTCACCAAAGTTTCCGTTGCTGCTGATTACTCTGATTCGGTTCCTGATTCTTCTTTCTACGGCTATCATCCTCTGGAAGATCTGAAGCCTGGCAAAAGAGTCCAGGAGACAAAACTCTCTCCTGCTGAAGTAGCAAGGACTACCGTCGAG GCAAACAGCAGTGCTGTGTTGGTGTTTCCTGGAGCTATTCACTGTGAACCACACGATCATAACTCATGGTCTGAGTTTAAGTATGTCATTGATGATTATGGAG ATATCTTTTTCGACATTCCTGATGATGTGAACATCTTAGAAGATCCTGGAGCTAGTAATCCAGTG AAAGCCTTTTTTGGAATGGATGTCCCACGCTACGAAAACTCAAGGCTCCATGAGGAATATAACATTTCGGAGATTGGTAACCTTGACCAAATCATCTTTGATGACCATTATTTCGAG ATGATGGATTCTGAAGCTGGAGACATCCCTGTCGATTGGGGAATGCCTGACACTTCCAACGGCGTTCATCCTATCTACTTTGCCAAACACATGTCAAAG GCTATCAGCATGGACTATGACAGGAAAATGGACTATCCCTCTAATGGTGTATCCATACTCGCATGCCTTAGGCCAGCTTTCCTCGACGAGGAATCCTATATAAGAAGATTGTTTCTCTCGGAAGATAGAGATGACTATAGCTGGGAGGTTCAAG GTGATGAGAATCAAAACACTAGTTCCAGAGATGATGAGAACGATATGAGTTCTAGTCTATATAGATTAGAGATTGTGGGAATAGAGCTTCTCTCCCTCTATGGTACAgag TCTTCTATAAGCTTGCAAGATTTTCAAGATGCTGAACCAGACATCTTGGTTCACTCTACTTCTGCAATCATAGAGCGCTTCAACAACAGAGGAGTTAGTTCAGACATTGCACTTAAAGCTCTCTGCAAAAAGAAAGGTCTTCATGCAGAG GAAGCTAACCTGATCAGTGTTGATAGCCTTGGTATGGATGTGAGAGTTTTCGCAGGCGCACAAGTCCAAACTCACCGTTTCCCTTTCAAAACCAGA GCTACGACAGAAATGGCAGCAGAGAAGAAGATGCACCAGCTACTGTTCCCTCGTTCACGCAGAAGGAAGTTGAAGTCTAACGACGAGAGTTTGAAGGACGCATACCGTTAA
- the LOC103841781 gene encoding cytochrome b561 and DOMON domain-containing protein At5g48750: MSLSSRAILVVLCFLFLSAPLFTSATTTTTDQTLQPRCESHIFNNGKHYRSCKDLPVLDSFLHFSYARETGVLDVAYRHANLEASSWIAWAINPTKKGMLGAQALVAFRNTTCGVMRAYTSNINSYATMLQESPLSFRVTQVSAEYLDGEMTIFATMVLPPNTTVVNHLWQDGPLKEGDRLGMHAMSGDHLKSMSTLDLLSGQVTETKSSVNGNMLLVKRIHGLVNTVSWGILMPIGVMAARYMKTYETLDPTWFYVHVVCQLTGYLAGLLGGLGTAIYMARHTGMRSTAHTVIGILIFCLGFLQILALKARPGKDHRYRTYWNWYHHTMGYVVVVLSVYNIYKGFVILQPGSGWKIAYTAIICAIGAFAIVMEILQFKKRWGSLFVKKSEDIQEANQSASKKEILKFMNRWGDKTPEDLEANQSASTEVV, from the coding sequence ATGTCTTTATCTTCAAGAGCCATTCTAGTCGTTCTGTGCTTTCTGTTCTTGTCGGCTCCACTCTTTACGtcggcaacaacaacaacaacagatcAAACACTTCAGCCTCGATGTGAATCTCACATCTTCAACAACGGAAAACATTACCGTTCATGCAAGGATCTTCCCGTGTTAGACTCGTTCCTACACTTCAGTTATGCTCGAGAAACCGGAGTTCTCGATGTTGCTTACCGCCATGCCAATCTTGAGGCTTCTAGTTGGATCGCTTGGGCCATAAACCCAACCAAAAAAGGCATGTTAGGCGCTCAAGCTCTCGTGGCTTTTCGTAACACAACATGTGGCGTCATGCGTGCTTATACTTCAAACATTAATAGCTACGCTACTATGCTTCAAGAGTCTCCTCTTAGCTTTCGTGTAACGCAAGTATCCGCCGAGTATCTTGATGGAGAGATGACGATATTCGCAACTATGGTGCTGCCTCCTAACACAACCGTAGTGAATCACTTATGGCAAGACGGTCCGTTGAAGGAAGGAGATAGACTTGGGATGCACGCTATGAGTGGAGATCATCTCAAATCCATGTCTACTTTGGATTTGCTTTCCGGGCAAGTCACTGAGACCAAATCATCAGTTAATGGAAACATGTTGTTGGTCAAGCGAATCCATGGATTAGTAAACACAGTGAGTTGGGGGATTCTCATGCCTATTGGAGTTATGGCAGCACGTTACATGAAGACCTACGAGACATTAGATCCCACATGGTTCTACGTACACGTCGTTTGTCAGCTCACCGGATACTTAGCCGGTCTTCTCGGAGGTCTTGGAACAGCGATCTACATGGCACGGCATACCGGGATGAGAAGTACGGCGCATACCGTGATAGGGATTTTAATATTCTGTTTAGGGTTCTTGCAGATACTTGCGCTCAAAGCAAGACCGGGTAAAGACCACAGATACAGAACATATTGGAACTGGTATCATCACACGATGGGATACGTGGTGGTTGTGCTGAGCgtgtacaacatatacaaaggGTTTGTTATATTGCAACCTGGAAGTGGATGGAAGATCGCTTACACTGCTATCATCTGTGCTATTGGAGCGTTTGCAATTGTGATGGAGATCTTGCAGTTCAAGAAGAGATGGGGTAGCTTGTTTGTGAAGAAATCGGAAGACATACAAGAAGCTAATCAAAGTGCTTCTAAGAAGGAGATTTTGAAGTTTATGAACAGATGGGGTGACAAGACACCGGAAGACCTAGAAGCTAATCAAAGTGCTTCCACTGAAGTGgtctag
- the LOC103841782 gene encoding PTI1-like tyrosine-protein kinase 3 isoform X2 — protein sequence MRRWLCCVCHVEEPYHSPENEHLRSPKDYNDKDKKPQAAVKPDVLKEPPAIDVPALSLDELKEKTDNFGSKVLIGEGSYGRAYYATLEDGKAVAIKKLDNAAEPESNFEFLTQVSRVSKLRNENFVQLFGYCVEGNLRILAYEFATMGSLHDVLHGRKGVQGAQPGPALDWIQRVRIAVDAAKGLEYLHEKVQPAVIHRDVRSSNVLLFEEFKAKIADFNLSNQSPDMAARLHSTRVLGTFGYHAPEYAMTGQLTQKSDVYSFGVVLLELLTGRKPVDHTMPRGQQSLVTWATPRLSEDKVKQCVDPKLKGEYPPKAVAKLAAVAALCVQYESEFRPNMSIVVKALQPLLRSATPAAAPSQEI from the exons ATGCGTAGGTGGTTGTGCTGCGTTTGCCACGTCGAAGAGCCTTACCATTCTCCTGAAAATGAGCATCTGAGAAGCCCTAAGGACTATAATGATAAGGATAAGAAACCACAGGCTGCTGTGAAGCCTGATGTGTTAAAGGAGCCTCCAGCTATTGATGTCCCTGCGTTGTCATTAGATGAGCTGAAAGAGAAGACTGATAACTTTGGATCAAAGGTGTTGATCGGTGAAGGATCATACGGAAGAGCTTACTACGCAACTTTGGAAGATGGCAAAGCCGTGGCGATCAAGAAGCTTGATAACGCAGCTGAGCCTGAATCGAACTTTGAGTTCTTGACTCAGGTCTCGAGAGTCTCTAAGCTGCGGAATGAGAATTTCGTTCAGCTGTTTGGTTACTGCGTTGAAGGGAACCTTCGTATACTTGCGTATGAGTTTGCTACGATGGGATCTTTACATGATGTTTTACACGGGAGGAAAGGAGTTCAAGGAGCGCAGCCAGGTCCAGCTCTTGATTGGATCCAACGGGTGAGAATAGCAGTTGATGCGGCTAAGGGACTTGAGTATTTACATGAGAAGGTTCAGCCTGCGGTGATACATAGAGATGTTCGGTCTAGCAATGTGCTTCTCTTTGAAGAGTTTAAAGCCAAGATTGCTGATTTTAATTTGTCGAATCAGTCTCCTGATATGGCTGCTCGTCTTCATTCCACTAGAGTTTTGGGAACGTTTGGTTACCATGCACCAGA GTATGCTATGACTGGTCAGCTGACTCAGAAGAGTGATGTTTATAGTTTTGGTGTGGTGCTTTTGGAGCTCTTGACGGGTAGAAAGCCTGTTGATCATACAATGCCTCGTGGCCAACAAAGTCTTGTCACTTGGGCCACTCCAAGGCTGAGTGAAGACAAAGTGAAGCAATGTGTTGATCCCAAACTCAAAGGAGAGTATCCTCCTAAAGCTGTTgcaaag cTTGCGGCTGTTGCAGCCTTGTGTGTGCAATACGAATCAGAGTTTAGGCCGAACATGAGCATTGTGGTTAAAGCTCTACAACCTTTGTTGAGGTCAGCAACACCAGCAGCTGCTCCATCCCAGGAAATTTAA
- the LOC103841784 gene encoding tetrapyrrole-binding protein, chloroplastic, with the protein MATTNSLQHHHHSSSSYHRHNLHPQSHVVPSSLSLKHPSSTATFSSLICSSSSSSVFSAALTTNASSVTAETSTEFDVLATHLTNQDFRKADEETRRLLIQIAGEAAVKRGYVFFSEVKSISVQDLQAIDNLWTKHSDGRFGYSVQRKLWLKVKKDFTRFFIKVEWMKLLDTEVVQYNYRAFPDEFQWELNDETPLGHLPLTNALRGTQLLKCVLSHPAFEIDGDDIEEAGEAENRGVGGKAKTKDTTVFKTDYSF; encoded by the coding sequence ATGGCCACCACAAACTCTCTCCAACACCACCACCACTCCTCCTCTTCTTACCACCGTCACAATCTCCATCCCCAGTCTCACGTCGTACCATCTTCTCTCTCCCTCAAACACCCCTCCTCCACCGCCACATTCTCCTCACTCatctgctcctcctcctcctcctccgtcttCTCCGCCGCTCTCACCACAAACGCCTCCTCCGTAACCGCAGAAACCTCCACCGAGTTCGACGTCCTAGCGACCCACCTCACCAACCAAGACTTCCGAAAAGCAGACGAAGAAACCCGTCGCCTTCTCATCCAGATAGCCGGAGAAGCCGCCGTGAAACGCGGCTACGTCTTCTTCTCCGAGGTGAAATCTATCTCCGTCCAAGATCTTCAAGCCATCGACAACCTCTGGACCAAACACAGCGACGGGAGGTTCGGATACAGCGTGCAACGCAAACTCTGGTTGAAAGTCAAGAAAGACTTCACGAGATTCTTTATTAAAGTCGAGTGGATGAAGCTTCTCGATACGGAGGTGGTTCAGTACAACTACAGAGCTTTCCCTGACGAGTTCCAGTGGGAGCTTAACGACGAAACGCCTCTTGGACACTTGCCGCTCACAAACGCGTTAAGAGGAACGCAGCTTCTGAAATGCGTTTTGAGCCATCCTGCGTTTGAGATAGATGGCGATGACATCGAGGAAGCGGGAGAAGCTGAGAACAGAGGTGTGGGTGGTAAAGCAAAGACAAAAGACACGACAGTGTTTAAAACTGATTACAGCTTctga
- the LOC103841782 gene encoding PTI1-like tyrosine-protein kinase 3 isoform X1, giving the protein MDSDYHRRGLAANDTSPGYFVRLDKPRAVDDLYIGKRGKMRRWLCCVCHVEEPYHSPENEHLRSPKDYNDKDKKPQAAVKPDVLKEPPAIDVPALSLDELKEKTDNFGSKVLIGEGSYGRAYYATLEDGKAVAIKKLDNAAEPESNFEFLTQVSRVSKLRNENFVQLFGYCVEGNLRILAYEFATMGSLHDVLHGRKGVQGAQPGPALDWIQRVRIAVDAAKGLEYLHEKVQPAVIHRDVRSSNVLLFEEFKAKIADFNLSNQSPDMAARLHSTRVLGTFGYHAPEYAMTGQLTQKSDVYSFGVVLLELLTGRKPVDHTMPRGQQSLVTWATPRLSEDKVKQCVDPKLKGEYPPKAVAKLAAVAALCVQYESEFRPNMSIVVKALQPLLRSATPAAAPSQEI; this is encoded by the exons ATGGATTCAGATTATCATCGACGTGGTCTGGCG GCGAACGATACTTCACCAGGCTACTTTGTTCGGCTTGATAAACCAAGAGCTGTAGACGATCTCTACATAGGCAAGAGAGGGAAGATGCGTAGGTGGTTGTGCTGCGTTTGCCACGTCGAAGAGCCTTACCATTCTCCTGAAAATGAGCATCTGAGAAGCCCTAAGGACTATAATGATAAGGATAAGAAACCACAGGCTGCTGTGAAGCCTGATGTGTTAAAGGAGCCTCCAGCTATTGATGTCCCTGCGTTGTCATTAGATGAGCTGAAAGAGAAGACTGATAACTTTGGATCAAAGGTGTTGATCGGTGAAGGATCATACGGAAGAGCTTACTACGCAACTTTGGAAGATGGCAAAGCCGTGGCGATCAAGAAGCTTGATAACGCAGCTGAGCCTGAATCGAACTTTGAGTTCTTGACTCAGGTCTCGAGAGTCTCTAAGCTGCGGAATGAGAATTTCGTTCAGCTGTTTGGTTACTGCGTTGAAGGGAACCTTCGTATACTTGCGTATGAGTTTGCTACGATGGGATCTTTACATGATGTTTTACACGGGAGGAAAGGAGTTCAAGGAGCGCAGCCAGGTCCAGCTCTTGATTGGATCCAACGGGTGAGAATAGCAGTTGATGCGGCTAAGGGACTTGAGTATTTACATGAGAAGGTTCAGCCTGCGGTGATACATAGAGATGTTCGGTCTAGCAATGTGCTTCTCTTTGAAGAGTTTAAAGCCAAGATTGCTGATTTTAATTTGTCGAATCAGTCTCCTGATATGGCTGCTCGTCTTCATTCCACTAGAGTTTTGGGAACGTTTGGTTACCATGCACCAGA GTATGCTATGACTGGTCAGCTGACTCAGAAGAGTGATGTTTATAGTTTTGGTGTGGTGCTTTTGGAGCTCTTGACGGGTAGAAAGCCTGTTGATCATACAATGCCTCGTGGCCAACAAAGTCTTGTCACTTGGGCCACTCCAAGGCTGAGTGAAGACAAAGTGAAGCAATGTGTTGATCCCAAACTCAAAGGAGAGTATCCTCCTAAAGCTGTTgcaaag cTTGCGGCTGTTGCAGCCTTGTGTGTGCAATACGAATCAGAGTTTAGGCCGAACATGAGCATTGTGGTTAAAGCTCTACAACCTTTGTTGAGGTCAGCAACACCAGCAGCTGCTCCATCCCAGGAAATTTAA